The segment GCATAAATGAAGCGTGCGTTACGGTCTTCACATTTTTTTAGCACTTTTTTATAATCATCTAACCAACCTGTGGTGCCACAAACTACTGGAATTCCTTCTTTAAAACATCGAGTTATATTTTCAACCGCAGCTTCAGGAACTGAAAACTCAATAGCGGCATCGGCATTTTCTAAAGTGCCTTCTTCAAAATCACTACTTAGTTTGTACACAATCTCGTGGCCTTTATCAATTGCTAGTTTTTCAATGGTTTTACCCATTTTTCCGTATCCTAAAAGTGCTAATTTCATTATAACTTAAATCGAAATGACAAACCATAATTGGCTTGTGTATTAATTGAGTTTACTTCAAAATTGGGGGAAATTGAAAGATCTTCGGTAACGTTATATTGCTGTAGGTGAGCGTCCACGTTGGCATCAATTATATTTAGCATATAAACTAAAACAACTGCAATAATACTGTAATCTTTGTTCGTTTTTGCATTACGTTGGGCATCAATTAGCCGTTCGGTAGAAATGCCTTGAAATTCATCGTCTTCAAAGCCAGCTAACCTTCTTTTATAGGCGTCTCTAAACTGATTATAGTCATCGTCATTTTTTAAATAAAAATATACGCCTGTGGCCATTCCAGCATATATTATCGGAATTTTCCAATATTTTTTATTGTAGGCTTGCCCTAATCCAGGGACTACTGCTGAGTAGAAAGCAGCTTTTGAAGGTGCTAATGGATTATAAGGTTCTTTATCTATAACAGTGTCTTTTATAACAATAGCTTCCTTTTTTTCAGAGACAATTACGCTATCTTTTTGCACAGCAGTAGAATCAACTTCTTGTGCAAAAGCTGCTGTGGCTATTATAAGAAATAGGATATTTAAAAGCTTACTGTTCACTTTTCAGTACCTTGAGAATACGTTGGAAATCTTCTTTGTTTTTAAAAGGAACTACTAATTGTCCTTTGCCTGACTTTGAAACTTTTACATTAACTTTAGTTTCTAAGAGATCTTCCAACTCCTTTCTGCCTTTATTGGCAAATTGAGGTGTAGCTTTTTTAACTGGCTTTGTTTGCTTCTCATCACCAGATTTATAGGATCGCACTAGAGCTTCGGTGTCTCGAACAGATAGTTTGTTACTGAGTATTTTTTCGTAAATATCTAATTGATGATCAGGATCATCAACATTAATTAAAGCTCGCCCATGTCCCATAGAAATAAAACCATCCCGCATTCCCGTTTGGATTATTGGGTCTAACTTAAGAAGACGAAGATAATTAGCTATAGTCGATCTGTTTTTTCCTATCCGATCACTTAACTCTTCTTGCGTAATTTCAATTTCTTCGATTAATCGTTGATACGAAAGTGCAATTTCAATAGGGTCTAAGTCTTGACGTTGAATGTTTTCAACTAAAGCCATTTCTAATGACTCTTGATCGTTTGCAATTCGAATATATGCAGGAATACGATCTAAGCCTATTAGTTTGGAAGCTCTATAACGACGCTCTCCACTAACTAATTGGTATTTATTGAATCCTAATTTTCGAACGGTTATAGGTTGAATAACACCTAATTCCTTAATAGAAGAAGCCAATTCACGAAGAGTTTCTTCGTTAAAGCTAGTTCGTGGTTGAAATGGATTTACTTCAATTGTTTCCAGTTCCAACTCAACAATGTTACCAACTACTTTATCTGCATTTTCATCTTCAGCAGATTTTATATCGTTTGAGGGGTCATTCAGCAAAGCTGAAAGTCCTCGCCCTAAGGCTTGTTTTTTAGTTGCTTTCGCCATCGATCATTTCTAATTTTTCTCAATTAACTCTTGTGCCAAACTTAAGTAATTATTGGCGCCTTTACTACTAGCATCATAGCTAATGATACTTTCGCCATAGCTTGGTGCTTCACTTAAACGCACATTTCGCATAATGATTGTCTTAAACACCATTTCGTCAAAATGCTTTTTAACTTCATCTACCACTTGGTTAGAAAGTCGTAAACGTGAATCGTACATGGTCAATAATAATCCTTCAATATCAAGATTGTTGTTGTGTATTTTTTGAACACTTTTAATAGTGTTTAAGAGCTTACCTAGCCCTTCCAAAGCAAAATATTCACATTGAATTGGAATAATAACTGAATCAGCTGCTGTTAAGGCATTTAGTGTGAGCAATCCAAGTGATGGCGCACAATCTATTAAAATATAATCGTATTGCTCCTTTAAGCTTGTAATTGCGTTTTTGAGCATCGATTCACGCTTGTCTTGATCTACCAATTCAATTTCTATGGCCACCAAGTCTATGTGTGCTGGAATTAAATGCAAATTTGGAGAGGACGTCTCCATAATGGCATCTGCAGCAGATATGGTGTGTTCCAGAATCTGGTACGTGCCTTTTTCAACTTCTTCTACATCAATACCTAATCCCGAAGTCGCATTGGCCTGGGGATCGGCATCAATAAGTAAAACTTTTTTCTCTAAAACGCCTAAAGAGGCAGCTAAATTTACCGAGGTAGTGGTTTTTCCCACGCCTCCTTTTTGATTGGCAATTGCTATTATTTTACCCATTAAGTCTTTTATGGTTTAAAGGCTAAAAATACGATTAATTATGCGGACATAAAATCATTTTTGTTAACAGGAAGTGAACATTCTATGTTTTTAAAATTAATGCTAGAATATAGGGTTAGAGTTTTTCGAGGTAACATGTTTTATTTTAAAATCTTACGACTTATTTTTTTTAGAACGAATCATCATCTCCAGCATATCCCACATTTCATCTGGTACATCTTCTAGCAAGTTCATCTGTCCGGCACCTTTTAGCCATTCGCCTCCATCTATAACAACTACTTCACCATTTAAATAAGCTGAAAAATCTGAAACCAAATAAGCGGCTAAGTTTGCCAATTCTTGGTGATCACCCACTCGTTTTAGAGGCACTTTTTTCGCTAAATCGAATTTCTCTTTTAAATCGCCTGGCAACAAACGGTCCCAAGCACCTTTTGTAGGGAACGGTCCTGGAGCAATAGCATTGAATCGGATGCCGTATTTGGCCCATTCAACTGCTAAAGATCGGGTTAAAGCCAAAACGCCGGCTTTTGCTGTGGCACTTGGCACTACGTAAGCTGAACCTGTAAAGGCATAGGTTGTTACAATATTTAAGACAGTTTTATTCTCTTCTTTTTTGTCTATCCAATGTTTTCCGAAGGCTAGTGTGCAGTTTTTTGTTCCTTTTAAAACAATGTCTATAATTGTATCGAAAGCATTTGCCGAAAGGCGTTCGGTAGGGGAAATGAAGTTTCCTGCAGCATTGTTTAATAACACGTCAACAGTTCCAAATTCTTTAACCGAAGCTTGTACCATGGCTTCAACTTCGTCATAATTACGAACATCACATTGTACAGGTAAAACAGTACCGCCCGTCTGTTCTTCTAGTTCTTTTTTAACGGTTTCTAGTTTCTTAATATTTCTAGAAGTGATTACCACATTGGCACCTAATTCTAGAAAGTAGGTAGTCATTGATTTTCCTAATCCGCTACCACCACCGGTAACGACTATTGTTTTTCCTTTAAGTGCATCGTCACGAAGCATTTTTGCTGAAGTATCCATAGCTTTTGTTTTTTTGTTATTGTAAAAATAGGGAATCGCTTTTAATTAGTATGCGTGCATAGTAAAATAATTATTAGCTATTTTTGTAAGCCACGCAATACTCAAACCGATCATCCCCAATTAATTTTGGATGCTGAAAATCACCTGCATAATTCATCCCAATTTTCTGCATTACTTTTTGTGATGGGATATTTTTATCTGGGGTAAAAGCATACACTTTTTTTAGGTTGAATTTTGGCAAAGCAGCTTCCAAACATGCTTTAGCAGCTTCGGTTGCGTAGCCTTTTCCCCAAGCGCTGCGTTTTAAGCGCCAACCCATATCTACACAAGGTGTAAATGTACTTTCCCAGATTTGATTCATAAACCCAGTAAAGCCGATAAATTCTGAAGTTTCTAATATATCAACAGCAAAATAGCAGTAGCCGTGTAGAATGAAATGCTCTTGTAATTTTTGAATAAATTCACGAGACTCTTCTTCTGAAAGTAAGCTAGGAAAATATTGCATCACTTCTGGATCTTTACCCATTTCTATAAATGGATCAATATCTGAAGCTTTCCAATTTCGTAAACCTAATCGCTCTGTTTTCAGGATATAGTCATTCATTCTTCTGAAAATGCATCAATTAAAATTTGAAGTATTTCAATAGCAGCATCGCTAATTTTAGTTCCTGGACCATACACAGCAGTAGCTCCAGCGTCAAACAAATATTGATAGTCTTGTGAAGGAATTACGCCTCCCACAATGACCATAATATCTTCGCGATCGTGTTTTTTTAACTCCTCAATAACTTGCGGAACCAAGGTTTTATGTCCTGCCGCCAGTGAGGAAACCCCTAAAATATGTACATCATTCTCAACCGCTTGCTTAGCAGCTTCGGCAGGAGTTTGAAATAAGGGGCCAATATCTACATCAAAGCCAACATCGGCATAACCAGTAGAAACTACTTTCGCACCGCGATCGTGACCGTCTTGTCCCATTTTTGCAATCATTATACGAGGACGACGACCTTCTATTTCGGCAAAATTATCTGCTAATTCCCTTGCTTTAGCGAATGATGGGTCTTTCTTCATTTCTTTACTATACACGCCGCTAAATGATTTTATTTGTGCTTTATACCTTCCAAATACTTCTTCTAATGCATCTGAAATTTCACCTAGTGTAGCACGTTCCCGAGCTGCATCTACGGCTAAAGCTAATAAATTTCCGTCACCTGTTTTAGCACATTTACTTAATTTTTGTAATGTTTCTTTTACTTTATTAGTGTCTCGTTCTTTTTTAATACGCTCTAAACGTTCTACTTGAGAGGTGCGGACCTTTTGGTTGTCCACATCTAAAATTTGAAGTGGATCTTCTTTTTCAAGTCGGTATTTATTAGTGCCAACGATAATATCTTGACCACTGTCAATTCGCGCTTGTTTTCTTGCAGAAGCTTCTTCAATACGAAGTTTCGGAATCCCTTTTTCAATCGCTTTTGTCATCCCGCCTAATTCTTCCACTTCCTCAATAAGAGCCCAAGCACTTTTTGCGATGTCGTCGGTCAATTTTTCAACGTAGTAACTGCCTGCCCAAGGATCGACAGTTTTAGTGATTTCAGTTTCTTCTTGAAGGTAAATTTGTGTGTTTCGTGCAATTCTTGCTGAAAAGTCGGTTGGTAATGCAATGGCTTCATCCAAAGCATTGGTGTGTAAGGATTGCGTTCCACCAAAAGCAGCAGCCGAAGCTTCAATACACGTTCTAGCAACATTGTTAAACGGATCTTGCTCAGTTAAACTCCAACCACTGGTTTGACAATGCGTACGAAGCGATAGTGATTTTGGATTTTTAGGATTGAATCGTTTTACCAGTTTTGCCCATAGCATTCGAGCAGCTCGCATTTTGGCAATTTCCATAAAATGGTTCATTCCGATTGCCCAGAAAAAAGATAGGCGAGGGGCAAATGTGTCAATGTCCATCCCGGCATCGATACCGGTGCGAATGTAATCTAATCCATCTGCTAGTGTATATGCTAGTTCAATATCGCAAGTGGCGCCTGCTTCTTGCATATGGTAGCCCGAAATGGAAATAGAGTTAAAACGCGGCATATTTTTGGACGTGAATTCAAAAATATCACTGATAATTTTCATAGAAGGCGTAGGCGGATAGATGTAGGTATTTCGCACCATAAATTCCTTTAAAATATCATTCTGAATGGTTCCAGCCAAAGCTTCGGGTGAAACGCCTTGTTCTTCGGCAGCGACAATGTAAAACGCCATAATGGGCAAAACGGCACCGTTCATGGTCATGGAAACACTCATCTTATCCAATGGAATTTGGTCGAAAAGAATTTTCATATCTTCAACCGAATCAATCGCAACTCCTGCTTTTCCTACGTCACCAAAAACACGTTCATGGTCACTATCATAGCCACGGTGCGTTGCTAAATCAAATGCTACCGAAAGCCCTTTTTGTCCAGCAGCTAAATTTCTACGGTAAAAAGCATTGCTTTCTTCCGCAGTGGAAAAACCAGCATATTGGCGGATAGTCCAAGGTCTGCGAACGTACATAGTAGAGTAGGGACCTCGCAGATATGGTGAAATACCAGCTGCAAACTCTAAATGATTTAAATTCTTTAAATCTTCAGCCGAATACCGATTTTTCACGTCAATCTTTTCAGCAGTGGTATACGTTTTATTCGCTACGCTTGGTTTCGGAGTTTTACCTTCCGTTTTGTTTAAGCTAATATGTTGAATATCTTTTCTACTCATAACTATTAAAACTTCTAAATCCTAAATACACCGCAAATGCTACAAACATTATGGCGGCAACAATCATTATAACTCTATAATATTTCGACTTGCTTAACGTCTCCCTTTTTAAAAATAAAGCAAGACCTAAAATGGCAAATCCGATTCCTAAAATCATTTCTAAAGCCTCTCTACTCATTACTCTTTTTTTAAGCGTTCCTGTTCCGTTTGCTCTGACAATCTTCTTTCTATGATTGGTTCAATTATTGTTTTTCTTGGCTTTGTTTTTACAAAAGGATATAAATCTAAATCATCTTTCATACGGTCTTCAGGATTGGTATGATAATTTGTACCTAATAATTTTACGTTTCCATCGTTGTAAAGCTGTTGTTCTTTTTCGGCACTTTCTTTAATTTTTTGCTGAACTTTCCCTTCTTTCAACTGTTGGAGAAATCCGCCGCCTTTTTCAATGGTTTTAAATAACTCTAACGCTTTTTCGGCTAATTCATCGGTTAAACTTTCTATATAGTAAGTTCCATCGGCTGCGTTACTAACTGTATCGAAATAGCTTTCTTCTTTTAACACCAATAATTGATTACGACTTATGCGTTCACCAAATTCATTGCTTTTATGGAATAATGCATCGTACGGTAAATTACAAATAGTATTTGCCCCACCCAATACAGCACTCATGCACTCGGTAGTGGTTCGTAACATATTTACGTTATAATCATACAACGTTTTATTTCGTTTTGAAGGTGTAGCTATAATATGGCAGGTTTCAGAAATGTTATATTCTGAAGCTAATGCAGCGTATAATTTACGAAGCGCCCTGATCTTTGCGATTTCAAAAAAGTAGTTGGAACCCACGCCAACTTTAAAAGTAATTGGTGTTTTTAATTTTTCTGAAGAAAAATGATTCAAGTATTCATTAACGTGTGCAAGAGCATACGCTAATTGCTGTACGATGGTCGCTCCCGAATTTTGATAGCCAGTTGTATCAATACTTATAATTGCTTCGGAAGGGTTTTTATAAACAATTTTGTCTATAATTTTATGGTCCTCTTTTAAATTATGAAACCAATTTCCGGAGTGAGTAAGGTTCCCAATTAAATCAATATTATAGTAAACTGTGGCATTTTTTTCAGAAAAGAGCTGTTTCAATTTACCTAAAAATTCTTCTGAAAGAAATGTTAGGTAGAAATAGATAGGAGTTTCTTCAAAAGGAAAGTTATTGAATACTTTATAAATATCAAATTCACTTTCTGCTGAAAAAATAATCGCTTCCGCACCTCTTTTAATGGCATCGATTGCTAAATTATTGGCAATAGCTTCGTCATCGATAAAAATGTGCTGTGCAATATTCCAGGTAGTAGGTTGCCCAGGAATAGGAGTAAAGGCTTCTTCAAAATCATCAGGATGGTAAAAAGGTTTTACATGAATACCTTCACGACTTTGCCAAATGAGCGTTTCATTGTAATCGGCTCCTTTTAAATCGGCGTGTATTTTTTGTTTCCACTCTTTGGCGGAAACAGAATCAAAATCTTTAAATAAATCACTCATCGTCTTCCTTGTTTTTAAGGCTGTCTTCGTGTTCTATAATATAAATATCTTCGTTTTCTCTTTTAAGATAGTATTTTTCGCGCGCAAACTTCTCTACTTCGTCACTATCTTTCATTTTTTCGATAAAGGCTTTGTCATGTTCTATTTCAGATTGATAAAACTCGGCGTTTTCTTGTAAACCTTCTATATCTTCATCTAGTTCTTGATGAATAAACCATGAATTGGTATCAAAAAAAACCATCCATGCCAGAAATACCAACACAATGAGCATGTATTTGTTGCTCAATATTTTGAACCATTTTTTCTGTTTTATTTTTGAAAATTTCACGATTCGGTTTTTGCTAATTTTTGATTGATAATGTTGCGTATTAAATTAACAGCCACTGTGTTGTATCGATTAGTCGGTATAATAATATCAGCAAATTCTTTTGTTGGTTCAATAAACTGCTGATGCATGGGTTTCAAGGTGGTTTGATAGCGGTTTAATACTTCGTCCAAGTCTCTTCCACGTTCTGCAATATCTCGTTTTAATCTCCGTATCAAGCGTTCGTCACTATCAGCGTGAACAAATATTTTTATGTCGAACAATTCCCGAATATCGGGATGCGTCAAGATTAGAATCCCTTCAACAATAACTACTTTTCGAGGATGTGTAGTAAGCGTTTCACCAGTTCGGTTATGATCTACAAAACTATAGACTGGTTGTTCAAAACTCTTTCCTTTTTTCAGTTCTTTTAAGTGATTCACTAACAAGTCGAAATCGATGGCTTGTGGATGGTCAAAATTAATTTTCACCCGTTCATCTAACGATAAATGAGATGTATCTTTGTAATACGAATCTTGTGAGATGATGCAAACTTCATCTGCTGGTAATTCTTCAACAATTTGTTGCACAACAGTTGTTTTACCGCTTCCGGTACCGCCGGCAATGCCAATTATAAGCATGTTTTTTTAGTTTTTACAAAAGTAGGGATTAAAAAAGAATATAGGATATAGCAGATAGAATAAAGAAATGTCTTAATCTACTTTTCAATATTTGCCACTTCTTCTTCAGTTACGGGTTCTTCTTGTGTATTCCCCCAAGAGGTCATTACGTAGTTTAAAACATCGGCAACTTCTTTGTCGCTTAATCCCATAGGTACCATTACACCATCGTATTTTTTACCGTTAACTTCAATTTCTCCACGTTGTCCGAATTTTACGGCATGAATGCTTTCATCTCTTTTATCGCTTAACCAATTAGAGCCTGCCAACGGGGGGAATGTATTAGGAACACCTTTGCCATTTGCTAAATGACATTGCATACAGAAATCTGTGTAAATTAACGCTCCTCGTTCTTTGCTGGATTGCTGAGGGTTTTGTTTTTGCTGGGATGATTCGGCTGTGTAATCTCCAATTTTAATAGAATCTTTTTCTTTCTTTTTTGAATCGCTACAAGCTGTTAGTAATACAAGAGTGAATAAAATTACAGCAATTTTTTGCATAGTTTAAATTATAAAATATTGATTAATACTTGTTTTAATTGAAAAGAATTATTGCGGAACAACTTTGAATATTCCTTGACCTTCTACTGCGATGTAAATATAACCATCTGGACCCATTTTTACATTACGAACCCTGCCAATATCTTGGGCAATTTTTTCGCGACCTGTTACTTTATCACCATCTAATTTTACTAATTCAACATAATTAAATTTTAAGGAACCTACTAACAAATGTCCTTTCCAGGCGGGATATTTATCTCCGGTAACAAAGTCCATCCCGCAAGGTGCTATGGAAGGTACCCAATAATATTCGGGTTGTTTCATCCCGGGTTTTGAAGTACTATCGGTAAATTTTGTGCCGCTGTAATTTATACCATATGAAACTACTGGCCAGCCGTAATTAGCTCCTTTTTCTACAATATTAATTTCGTCTCCACCTTTAGGACCGTGTTCGTGAATCCAAATTTTTCCAGTTGTAGGGTTTTTTGCCATTCCTTGCGGATTTCTATTTCCGTAGGTGAAAATTGCTTTTTTTGCACCGGTTTCATATACAAAAGGGTTGTCGTCAGGAATACTACCATCGTCATTGAGGCGGTAAATTTTACCCCCATCTCGAGTAATGTCTTGCGGATTTATATCGCGATTTCCCCGTTCGCCAATTGAAAAATATAGATAACCGTCGTTATCAAACTCAATGCGCGAACCAAAGTGTTGCCCTCTTGTAGAATTAGGACCTGCTTTATACAGTTCTTCAATATTAATTAATGCACCATTTTCAAGTTTACATCGAATAAGCTTCGTGTTTCCACCATCACCTTCACCTTCGGTAGAAGCGTAGGTAATATAAATCCAGCCATTTTCAGCATACTTTGGGTGTAGTTCTATATCTAACAAACCGCCTTGTCCGCGATTATAAACTTCAGGAACATTCTTTATTTCTGTTTTGTTTCCATCTTTAAAGTGAATGAGCTGTCCAGCTTTTTCGGTAATTAGCATGCTACCATCGGGTAGCCACGTCATTCCCCAAGGGTTATCAAGGTTGTTTACTACTTTTTCTGTAGAATAATTTCGGGTGTTTTGTGTTTTTAAAGCGACATCATTTTCTTTTTTACGCTGTGCACAAGAAGTAATTACAGTAAATGAAAGCAGTAGGACTAGGAGTTTTTTCATAGTAGATTTCTTTCTGAAAAGATACTAAAATAGCGTGGAATGTAAAAGTCCCTCTAGTTAATTAACCAAAGGGACTCTGCGGGGGGCATTATTTTAAAAGTCTAACCATGCTAAATTGAAGGATCTCTGACTTCAATATATTTACGGAAAAAAAATAAAGTCGGTTTTATCTTACAGAATGTTTTTTAATCCTCCTCTAAGCTGGCTTCTAACTCATCGGTCATCTCCAAGTTATGAAACACATCTTGTACATCATCATCGTCTTCAAAAGCATCGATTAAATTAATAATCTGTTTGGCATCTTCTAACGGAAGTGTTTCTGTATTTAAGGGAATGCGCTGCAACTCGGCATTGTGGGTTTCTATTTTTAACGACTCTAACTTTTCTGACATCCTCCCGAAGTCTGTAAAATTGGTATAGATCACAAAGAAGTCTTCCTCATTTTCAAATTTAGTCGCACCAGCTTCAATGAGTTCTAATTGTAATTCTTCTAAATCCCAGTCTAGTCCTTCTTTTTTCAACGTAAAAACACCTTTTCGATCGAATAAAAATTCCAACGAACCATTGGTGCCTAAACTTCCATCGTGTTTAGTGAAAATAGAACGAACCGATGCTACGGTACGGTTGGTATTATCGGTGGTGCATTCTACATAAAAAGCAATTCCGTGAGGGCCGTAGCCTTCAAAAGTCATTTTTTCATAACTGTCGGCATCGGCACCCGAAGCTTTTTTAATGGCACGTTCAATGGTGTCTTTGGGCATATTCACACCTTTTGCATTTTGTATCGCGTTACGCAAAGCGGGATTGGTTTCCGGATCACCATTTTGATTGTTTTCCTTTATTGCGACGGTAATCTCTTTAATTACGCGTGTAAATTGCTTGGCGCGCTTTTTATCTTGTGCTCCTTTTCGATGCTTAATATTTGCCCATTTACTGTGTCCTGCCATATTATTTTGAAATTTTAACGCTAAAATCTACTATTTTTTATCAAAATAGTGAAAATATAGTTTCTTAAAGTTTTCTGAAAAGATGAATTTTTCAACATGCGTTTTTTACATTTTGTGGTAACCTTTTTTCAAAACCGTATCTTTGCGGAAAATTCTTTTCTATGAGTGCAACTTATAAAGCCGTGGTTAACGACTCGTTTGAGTTTTCGATGCCTAGCGATGCTATAAAAACGTTAGATAGCGTTTCTAAAACTACAAACAAAATACATTTACTTCAAAAAAATAAATCGGTCACTGCAGAAGTGATTTCCAAAGATCTTCTCAATAGAACGTATACGATTAAAGTAAACGGAAATCGATATACTGTAAAAATTGAAAACGAGCTCGATGCCCTTATTGCTGAAATGGGGCTTTCGCTGGGGAATGATTCCGTAGAAAATGAAATTCACGCTCCGATGCCGGGATTAATTTTAGAAGTAAACGTAAAAGAAGGCGATACGGTGATTGAAGGCGATTCCCTTTGTGTGCTGGAAGCGATGAAGATGGAAAACGCGCTAGGCGCACCTAGAGATGGTGTGGTAAAAGCCGTACACATTGCCACCGGAGAAACGGTAGATAAAAATGCATTGTTAATTGAATTAGAAGACTAAATGGATATTAAAAAAATATTGGTTGCCAACCGAGGGGAAATTGCCCTTCGTGTGATGAAAACCGCTCGAAATATGGGATTGAAAACGGTTGCTGTTTTTTCGGAAGCAGACCGAAATGCCCCACACGTTAAATTTGCAGATGAAGCCGTATGTATTGGTCCGCCACCTTCCTCAGAATCGTATTTAAAAGGTGATTTGATCATTAAAACAGCAAAAGAACTAAATGTTGACGCAATTCATCCTGGTTATGGATTTTTAAGTGAAAATGCAGGTTTTGCCGAAGCAGTAGAAAAAGCAGGTTTAATTTTCGTGGGTCCAAAATCGCATGCTATTAAAGTAATGGGGGACAAGTTGGCCGCTAAAGATGCTGTGAAGGATTACGATATCCCAATGGTTCCTGGAATCGATGAAGCGATTACCGATGTGAACAAAGCGACAAAAATTGCTAAGGATATTGGCTTTCCTATTTTAATTAAAGCAGCTGCAGGTGGTGGCGGAAAAGGGATGCGTGTAGTAGAAAAAGAAGAAGAGTTAGCCGAACAAATGAAACGAGCCATTAGTGAAGCTGAAAATGCCTTTGGTAATGGTGCGGTTTTTATAGAAAAGTACGTAGCCTCCCCAAGACACATAGAGATACAAATATTAGCCGACACACACGGCAATGTATTGCATTTGTTTGAACGCGAGTGCAGCGTACAACGAAGACACCAAAAAGTAGTGGAGGAAGCACCTTCAGCGGTTTTAACGCCTCAATTACGTGAAAAAATGGGCGAAGCAGCTATAAAAGTCGCTAAAGCGTGTGATTATGTGGGTGCCGGAACGGTTGAGTTTTTGCTCGATGAAAACCACAACTTCTATTTCTTGGAAATGAATACGCGTTTACAAGTTGAGCATCCGGTAACGGAGTTTATCACCGGAATTGATTTGGTTGAAGAACAGATTAAAATAGCCGACGGACAGGAATTGTCATTTGCACAAGATGATTTAAAAATTAAGGGTCATGCGCTTGAATTACGAGTGTATGCAGAAGATTCCCTCGATAATTTTATGCCGAGTGTGGGTAGGTTAGATGTGTATCAACCACCAAAAGGAGAACACATTAGAATGGATGATGGTTTTGAAGAAGGAATGGAAGTTCCTATTCAATATGACCCGATGTTGGCT is part of the Marixanthomonas ophiurae genome and harbors:
- the scpA gene encoding methylmalonyl-CoA mutase, which produces MSRKDIQHISLNKTEGKTPKPSVANKTYTTAEKIDVKNRYSAEDLKNLNHLEFAAGISPYLRGPYSTMYVRRPWTIRQYAGFSTAEESNAFYRRNLAAGQKGLSVAFDLATHRGYDSDHERVFGDVGKAGVAIDSVEDMKILFDQIPLDKMSVSMTMNGAVLPIMAFYIVAAEEQGVSPEALAGTIQNDILKEFMVRNTYIYPPTPSMKIISDIFEFTSKNMPRFNSISISGYHMQEAGATCDIELAYTLADGLDYIRTGIDAGMDIDTFAPRLSFFWAIGMNHFMEIAKMRAARMLWAKLVKRFNPKNPKSLSLRTHCQTSGWSLTEQDPFNNVARTCIEASAAAFGGTQSLHTNALDEAIALPTDFSARIARNTQIYLQEETEITKTVDPWAGSYYVEKLTDDIAKSAWALIEEVEELGGMTKAIEKGIPKLRIEEASARKQARIDSGQDIIVGTNKYRLEKEDPLQILDVDNQKVRTSQVERLERIKKERDTNKVKETLQKLSKCAKTGDGNLLALAVDAARERATLGEISDALEEVFGRYKAQIKSFSGVYSKEMKKDPSFAKARELADNFAEIEGRRPRIMIAKMGQDGHDRGAKVVSTGYADVGFDVDIGPLFQTPAEAAKQAVENDVHILGVSSLAAGHKTLVPQVIEELKKHDREDIMVIVGGVIPSQDYQYLFDAGATAVYGPGTKISDAAIEILQILIDAFSEE
- a CDS encoding SDR family oxidoreductase, producing MDTSAKMLRDDALKGKTIVVTGGGSGLGKSMTTYFLELGANVVITSRNIKKLETVKKELEEQTGGTVLPVQCDVRNYDEVEAMVQASVKEFGTVDVLLNNAAGNFISPTERLSANAFDTIIDIVLKGTKNCTLAFGKHWIDKKEENKTVLNIVTTYAFTGSAYVVPSATAKAGVLALTRSLAVEWAKYGIRFNAIAPGPFPTKGAWDRLLPGDLKEKFDLAKKVPLKRVGDHQELANLAAYLVSDFSAYLNGEVVVIDGGEWLKGAGQMNLLEDVPDEMWDMLEMMIRSKKNKS
- a CDS encoding DUF5683 domain-containing protein produces the protein MNSKLLNILFLIIATAAFAQEVDSTAVQKDSVIVSEKKEAIVIKDTVIDKEPYNPLAPSKAAFYSAVVPGLGQAYNKKYWKIPIIYAGMATGVYFYLKNDDDYNQFRDAYKRRLAGFEDDEFQGISTERLIDAQRNAKTNKDYSIIAVVLVYMLNIIDANVDAHLQQYNVTEDLSISPNFEVNSINTQANYGLSFRFKL
- a CDS encoding methylmalonyl-CoA mutase subunit beta, encoding MSDLFKDFDSVSAKEWKQKIHADLKGADYNETLIWQSREGIHVKPFYHPDDFEEAFTPIPGQPTTWNIAQHIFIDDEAIANNLAIDAIKRGAEAIIFSAESEFDIYKVFNNFPFEETPIYFYLTFLSEEFLGKLKQLFSEKNATVYYNIDLIGNLTHSGNWFHNLKEDHKIIDKIVYKNPSEAIISIDTTGYQNSGATIVQQLAYALAHVNEYLNHFSSEKLKTPITFKVGVGSNYFFEIAKIRALRKLYAALASEYNISETCHIIATPSKRNKTLYDYNVNMLRTTTECMSAVLGGANTICNLPYDALFHKSNEFGERISRNQLLVLKEESYFDTVSNAADGTYYIESLTDELAEKALELFKTIEKGGGFLQQLKEGKVQQKIKESAEKEQQLYNDGNVKLLGTNYHTNPEDRMKDDLDLYPFVKTKPRKTIIEPIIERRLSEQTEQERLKKE
- a CDS encoding ParB/RepB/Spo0J family partition protein, producing MAKATKKQALGRGLSALLNDPSNDIKSAEDENADKVVGNIVELELETIEVNPFQPRTSFNEETLRELASSIKELGVIQPITVRKLGFNKYQLVSGERRYRASKLIGLDRIPAYIRIANDQESLEMALVENIQRQDLDPIEIALSYQRLIEEIEITQEELSDRIGKNRSTIANYLRLLKLDPIIQTGMRDGFISMGHGRALINVDDPDHQLDIYEKILSNKLSVRDTEALVRSYKSGDEKQTKPVKKATPQFANKGRKELEDLLETKVNVKVSKSGKGQLVVPFKNKEDFQRILKVLKSEQ
- a CDS encoding ParA family protein codes for the protein MGKIIAIANQKGGVGKTTTSVNLAASLGVLEKKVLLIDADPQANATSGLGIDVEEVEKGTYQILEHTISAADAIMETSSPNLHLIPAHIDLVAIEIELVDQDKRESMLKNAITSLKEQYDYILIDCAPSLGLLTLNALTAADSVIIPIQCEYFALEGLGKLLNTIKSVQKIHNNNLDIEGLLLTMYDSRLRLSNQVVDEVKKHFDEMVFKTIIMRNVRLSEAPSYGESIISYDASSKGANNYLSLAQELIEKN
- a CDS encoding GNAT family N-acetyltransferase: MNDYILKTERLGLRNWKASDIDPFIEMGKDPEVMQYFPSLLSEEESREFIQKLQEHFILHGYCYFAVDILETSEFIGFTGFMNQIWESTFTPCVDMGWRLKRSAWGKGYATEAAKACLEAALPKFNLKKVYAFTPDKNIPSQKVMQKIGMNYAGDFQHPKLIGDDRFEYCVAYKNS